A segment of the Streptomyces sp. NBC_01235 genome:
TGGCCGTCCTTGGTGGTTACCGAGTGGTCGTGGCCGCTGTGGTCGTAGTGGCCGGGTTCGGTCTCGGTGCACAGGCCGGGATAGACGGGGCAGCCGGCGGGCTGGTCCTGCTGCGGGTTCCGCAGTTCGGCGACCATGGCCTTCGCGAACTCGGCGGCCAGCTCGGGCGAGAACAGTTCGGGGACGGCGGTTCGCATGGCCTGCTCGATCGCGGCGGGCAGGACGGCGGCGAGCCGGTCGATCTGCTCGGTGCCCGGGCGCACCTCGGTCTGCGAGGTGGACGCGTTGACGGGGACGGTCGGGTTGGTCGTAATCTGGTTCACGGTGCTTGTCCGTTCTTTCGTGCAGGGCCCCGCGCGACTGTGGTGGTTGAGGCGGGGTCTTGCTGCTGTTCGGATTGGTGCCGTGGCCCCTCCCTCGCTGGCATCTCTAGTGCCGGCGCGGGAGGGGTCGTTTCATGCGCCTTCGAGAAGGCGGACGAGAGAAGCCGTCACGATCCTGTGGCGCGCGCCGAAGGTCAGGACCGTGACCGGCGCCTCACCCCTTCGGACCATGTCGTACAGGTGCGACTTCGATACGCCGATCGCGCGGGCGGCCTCGGGTACTCCGACCGTGGCGGGCCAGGTACGGACCTCGTCGAGGGTGGGAACGGCGCGCATCAGGCGTCGCTCGCAGCCGTCTCGATGCCCAGGTAGTTGAGGAGGTCGGCGCGGCGGCAGCGGTAGGCGACGCCGTGACGCAGGACCTTGACGGGGTAGGTGCCGTTCTTCGCGTGCTGGTAGCCGCGGGTCCGACCCAGGCCCAGCGCGCGGTTGGCCAGTTCAAGGGGCACGGATACGGGCAGTGCCAGGACCTCGGCCTCCGACATGCCTCGGACCGCGGTAGCGGGGCTGTGGCTCACTGTGGCGTTCCGTTCTGTTCGTGTTCCGTAGCAGAACAAAGTGGAGCTGTAGTGCCCGAATGTTGTTCCCGGACGGTGGCTCAATCATGGATGGTCTGGCATGCGGTGTCAAGGTCGGTTAGTGTTCCGGTATGGAACAAGAAGCTGACAAGGACTTCAACGCCCGCGTGGCTCAGCGCGTGGGCAGGGAGGTCGCCCGAGCCCGCGAAGGCGTGGGCGGCCGACGTATGACAGCCCAGGCCCTGGCCAACCGCACTGCCGAGCTCGGGCACCCGCTGGACCGCTCCGTGATCGCCAAGCTGGAGAAGGGCTTCCGGCAGTCGGTCACCGTCGCCGACGTGGTCGTCCTTGCCAGAGCTCTTGACGTGGCTCCCGTATCGCTCCTGTTCCCGCTGGGCGAACCGGAGGTCGAACTGGCCCCCGGCGATATCAGGTCGACGTGGCCGGCACTTCAGTGGTTCGGAGCCGAGGGTCCGTATCCGGCGCCTTCCGGGAGCGAAGGAGAGACTCAGCGCTGGGAGCCGCCGCCGGCGATCGGGCTGTTTCGGCAGCATGAGGACTATGTTCACCAATGCCTGCAGGCGGCCGCCCGCGCCGCTGACTCCCGCCTGCAGTCGACCCTCTCGGAAGGCGACGAGCGCGCGCGATTGGAGGCCGTCGCGGACGCCGATGCCCAGCTGGCTCTGTCGCTGCGCGACATGGTCAAGGCTCTGCGGAAGACCCTTCGGGCTGTGAACCACGAGCCACCGCCGCTGCCCAAGGCGTTCCGTGGCTTGGACGAACATGCGAACTAGGGCGGTCCTGCACGGGGCCGTCAACACAGGAGGTGGGGGAGGGAATGGCCGAGATCAAGAAGGTCATCCTGCAGAACGGCAAGACCCGGTACCGGTTCGTGGTCGACGTCGGCCGCGACGAGAACGGCAAACGCAAGCAGCTCACGATCACCAAAGACACGAAGAAGGAGGCCGAAGCGGAGTACGCCCGCATCCGTCACCAGCGGGACGCGGGCACGCTCATCGTCCCCAACAAGATCACGGTGGGGGA
Coding sequences within it:
- a CDS encoding helix-turn-helix domain-containing protein, with translation MRAVPTLDEVRTWPATVGVPEAARAIGVSKSHLYDMVRRGEAPVTVLTFGARHRIVTASLVRLLEGA